A region from the Oryzias latipes chromosome 20, ASM223467v1 genome encodes:
- the mnx1 gene encoding motor neuron and pancreas homeobox protein 1, with translation MEKSKNFRIDAILAVDTPKMQTSPLALVTSLSSSSSSPSIPTSGSVAAPELSTSADSLRAETPSPPRISTCGLIPKPGFFNSPHGMVGLHPQSTAGIPAQALYGHPMYTYSAAALTGQHPALSYSYPHGSHHHHTSDPIKLTASTFQLDHWLRVSTAGMMLPKMSDFNSQAQSNLLGKCRRPRTAFTSQQLLELEHQFKLNKYLSRPKRFEVATSLMLTETQVKIWFQNRRMKWKRSKKAKEQAAQEAEKQKGSKSGQEKADGLDQSDYHAKTDSRNGRIRDFRDSDDEEGDTFLYNSSDCSSDDERNHNSDISPQP, from the exons ATGGAGAAATCCAAGAACTTTCGCATTGATGCGATTTTAGCCGTCGATACACCAAAGATGCAGACGTCACCGCTCGCGCTTGTGACTTCTctgtcttcatcctcctcttctccctCCATCCCAACCTCTGGAAGCGTGGCAGCCCCGGAGCTGAGCACCAGCGCCGACTCTTTACGCGCTGAGACGCCGTCTCCTCCGAGGATTTCCACCTGCGGGTTGATTCCTAAGCCAGGCTTCTTCAACAGCCCGCACGGCATGGTGGGACTGCACCCACAGAGCACCGCAGGGATCCCGGCTCAGGCTCTTTACGGACATCCCATGTACACCTACTCCGCAGCTGCGCTCACAGGCCAACACCCTGCGCTGTCCTACTCCTACCCACATGGCTCACATCACCATCACACCAGCGATCCCATCAAATTAACAGCCAGCACTTTTCAGCTGGACCACTGGCTCCGCGTCTCCACTGCTGGGATGATGCTTCCAAAAATGTCTGACTTTAATT CTCAGGCCCAGTCCAACCTGCTCGGGAAGTGCAGAAGACCGAGGACAGCCTTCACGAGTCAGCAGCTGCTGGAACTGGAGCATCAGTTCAAACTGAATAAGTATTTGTCCCGACCAAAGCGCTTTGAGGTGGCCACGTCCCTGATGTTGACAGAAACGCAG GTCAAAATCTGGTTCCAAAACAGACGCATGAAGTGGAAGCGCAGCAAGAAGGCCAAAGAACAGGCCGCCCAGGAGGCCGAGAAGCAAAAAGGATCCAAGAGCGGCCAGGAAAAAGCGGACGGACTCGATCAGTCGGACTATCACGCCAAGACAGACTCGAGGAACGGCAGAATAAGAGACTTCCGGGACAGTGACGACGAGGAGGGCGACACGTTCCTCTACAACTCCTCAGACTGCTCTTCAGACGACGAGCGGAATCACAACAGCGACATCAGTCCGCAGCCGTGA
- the nom1 gene encoding nucleolar MIF4G domain-containing protein 1, giving the protein MKGKIRQKMKKKKANPVLQKYMTTVDDFVKSQSGPDEVGSRNELRFVKKKSRKELRKEKRKMKKARMKSHYEGKKKSPCLTPNDGKSTTKTENPDKKTDKSKDVSKAASVDKDKSKKKESTKKGKQVNRLKESRQMALLEANEQEDREIKKLERFLGLNKRKNKKTLPQSFVTDGLDYILGVLDSGSAAAGMYRGDDDDDDMEMAKENFEKLEESDTQQSEEDEKAEDEMASEVSENDDDDDDDDKEEDDMEEDEEEDVREGSDELMESDAADEENKEESEDEDQSDEKAPPSLKSEAVTTEPGKYVPPQLRNAGDDKRKAELEKLRRNIKGLLNRLSEPNMGFVCSQLNELFMNYSRKDMNDTLTEVLLAACVTPTLMPDRLVTEHVLLVSILHHSVGLEVGAHFLETVVRRFDEVYKSSSEGKECDNLVAIVAHLYNFQVVHSTLIFDILKLLLGSFLEKDIELILFVLKNVGFALRKDDPLALKELISEAQRKANDTKSKFQDQTRVRFMLETMLALKNNDIRKIPGYDPEPVERLKKLQRTLIHRSSGGSDVKLRVSLENLLAAEQVGRWWIVGSSWSGVPMIGKQEDPTAKHSSTEGWFSAKVLELARKQRMNTEVRRNIFCVLMTSEDYLDAFEKLLRMGLKDKQEREIVHVLMDCCLQEKTFNGFYAVLGEKFCSHDRRFQMTFQFSLWDKFRELPNLSSSTFNNLVQLVTHFLQRKCLSLSILKVIEFGELDKPTVRFLRQVLTKLLKDTDPEDLAAIFGRISGIPQLAMLREGLKLFISHFLLKNAQTQAPAEQAALLSERAEVAAKAMEAKEATLKL; this is encoded by the exons atgaaaggcAAAATTAggcagaaaatgaagaaaaagaaggcgAATCCAGTGCTACAAAAGTACATGACGACCGTGGATGATTTCGTTAAAAGTCAAAGTGGTCCAGACGAAGTCGGGAGCAGAAATGAGCTGAggtttgtgaaaaagaaaagcagaaaagaactaCGCAAAGAGAAGCGAAAAATGAAGAAAGCCCGAATGAAGAGTCACTACGAAGGCAAGAAGAAGAGTCCCTGTTTAACCCCCAACGATGGCAAGAGCACAACGAAAACAGAAAATCCGGATAAAAAGACGGATAAAAGTAAGGATGTGTCAAAGGCTGCCTCTGTGGATAAagacaaatctaaaaaaaaggaatccaccaaaaaagggaaacaaGTCAACAGACTGAAAGAGTCAAGACAGATGGCGCTGTTGGAGGCAAATGAACAAGAGGACAGAGAAATAAAGAAGCTAGAGCGGTTTCTTGGGCTGaacaagaggaaaaacaagaagacTCTTCCTCAGTCTTTTGTGACTGATGGGCTAGATTACATCCTGGGTGTTCTCGACTCTGGTTCCGCGGCTGCAGGAATGTACagaggtgatgatgatgatgacgacatGGAGATGGCCAAAGAGAACTTCGAAAAACTTGAAGAGAGCGACACTCAGCAgtcagaagaagatgaaaaagctgaagatGAGATGGCCAGTGAAGTGAGcgaaaatgatgatgatgatgatgatgatgataaagaGGAGGATGAcatggaggaagatgaggaggaggatgtaAGGGAAGGCAGTGATGAGCTGATGGAAAGTGATGctgcagatgaagaaaacaaagaagaatcAGAGGATGAAGATCAGAGTGATGAAAAAGCTCCTCCCAGCTTAAAGTCAGAAGCT GTCACCACTGAACCTGGAAAGTACGTTCCACCTCAGCTGCGTAACGCTGGAGATGATAAACGCAAAGCTGAGCTGGAAAAGCTCCGAAGGAATATCAAAGGCCTCTTGAACAG gCTAAGTGAGCCAAACATGGGCTTCGTCTGCAGTCAGTTGAATGAGCTGTTTATGAACTACAGCAGGAAAGACATGAATGACACTCTGACAGAGGTGCTGCTTGCAGCCTGTGTGACGCCGACTTTGATGCCAGATCGCCTGGTAACGGAGCATGTGCTGCTCGTCAGCATCCTCCATCACTCTGTGGGACTAGAG GTGGGAGCTCATTTTCTGGAGACAGTTGTGCGCAGGTTTGATGAGGTCTACAAGAGTTCCAGTGAAGGGAAAGAGTGCGACAACCTCGTGGCCATCGTGGCTCACTTGTATAACTTTCAGGTGGTACATTCCACCCTCATCTTCGACATCCTCAAACTTCTGCTGGGATCGTTTCTGGAGAAGGACATCGAACTCATTCTGTTTGTGCTGAAGAATGTCGGTTTTGCCCTGAGAAAGGACGACCCTTTGGCTCTAAAGGAGCTCATCTCTGAGGCTCAGCGCAAAGCCAACGACACAAAGTCAAAGTTTCAGGACCAAACCAGG GTGCGTTTCATGCTGGAAACTATGCTGGCTTTAAAGAACAATGACATCAGGAAGATTCCTGGCTATGATCCTGAACCTGTAGAGAGACTGAAGAAGCTGCAGAGGACTCTG ATCCACCGAAGCTCAGGAGGCAGTGATGTGAAACTGAGGGTCTCGCTGGAGAATCTGCTTGCAGCTGAGCAGGTGGGCCGCTGGTGGATCGTTGGTTCATCTTGGAGCGGTGTGCCCATGATCGGCAAGCAAGAGGACCCAACTGCCAAGCACAGCTCTACTGAAGGCTGG TTCAGTGCCAAAGTTTTAGAGCTGGCAAGGAAGCAAAGGATGAACACTGAGGTGAGAAGAAACATCTTCTGTGTTCTTATGACCAGTGAAGATTACCTGGATGCTTTTGAGAAGCTGCTGAG AATGGGCCTGAAAGACAAACAGGAGAGAGAGATTGTTCACGTTCTGATGGACTGCTGTCTGCAAGAGAAAACCTTCAATGGCTTCTACGCTGTGCTGGGAGAGAAGTTCTGCTCCCACGATCGCCGCTTTCAG ATGACGTTCCAGTTCAGTCTGTGGGATAAGTTCAGAGAGCTGCCCAACCTTTCCAGCAGCACCTTTAACAATCTGGTCCAGCTGGTGACCCATTTCCTTCAAAGGAAATGCCTTTCACTCTCCATTTTAAAG GTGATAGAGTTTGGGGAGCTCGATAAGCCCACTGTGCGCTTTTTGCGTCAGGTGTTGACCAAACTGCTAAAAGACACCGATCCTGAAGATTTGGCCGCTATATTTGGAAG GATTTCAGGAATTCCCCAGTTAGCAATGCTGCGGGAAGGCTTAAAGCTTTTTATCAGCCACTTCCTTCTAAAGAACGCACAGACACAGGCACCAGCTGAACAAGCGGCGCTGCTGTCAGAGCGCGCCGAGGTCGCCGCCAAAGCTATGGAGGCCAAAGAGGCCACACTCAAACTGtaa